One Elaeis guineensis isolate ETL-2024a chromosome 10, EG11, whole genome shotgun sequence genomic window carries:
- the LOC105053062 gene encoding protein TIFY 10a — MADKSGKREEKQGGKSSFSVTCSRLSQYLKENGSFGGISLSITPRPLEQAKGIILAPTTMSLMPGVAMSAEDHSQNGSDQNPPKSMDLFPQHAGFDSPVAPAKKESSVASHNNKEPEKNQLTIFYSGKVLVFDNFPAEKVEDLMQMAGKESLVPENLGFITPSTTTAATVDLSHQHRSNIASTSDSQPLMLQNSIPKPTQANASDMPIARRNSLHRFLEKRKDRITTKAPYQVNASSSVAAEAAKPEDSKSWLNLGRPVSKPEQSSNLEGKR; from the exons atggCAGATAAGAGtgggaagagagaagagaaacaaGGGGGGAAGTCTAGCTTCTCGGTCACATGTAGCCGGCTGAGCCAGTACTTGAAGGAGAATGGCAGCTTTGGAGGCATCAGCCTCAGCATCACCCCTCGGCCTCTTGAACAAGCTAAAG GAATAATTCTGGCGCCCACCACCATGAGCCTGATGCCGGGAGTTGCTATGTCGGCAGAAGACCATTCCCAAAATGGCTCCGACCAAAATCCTCCAAAATCTATGGACCTTTTTCCCCAGCACGCCGGCTTTGACTCCCCTGTTGCCCCGGCTAAGAAGGAATCTAGCGTGGCTTCGCATAATAACAA ggAGCCAGAGAAGAATCAATTGACAATTTTCTACAGTGGAAAAGTGTTGGTTTTCGACAATTTTCCGGCAGAAAAAGTTGAGGATTTGATGCAGATGGCAGGCAAGGAGAGCTTGGTTCCTGAGAATTTGGGTTTTATCACCCCTTCTACAACTACTGCAGCAACAGTTGATCTTTCTCATCAACATAGATCTAATATTGCATCCACCTCGGATAGCCAACCTTTGATGCTTCAAAATAGCATACCAAAGCCTACACAAGCCAATGCCTCAG ATATGCCCATAGCAAGAAGGAATTCCCTCCATAgatttcttgagaagagaaaggATCG GATTACCACCAAAGCGCCATACCAAGTGAATGCTTCTTCTTCGGTGGCAGCAGAAGCGGCCAAGCCAGAGGATAGCAAGTCCTGGCTTAATTTGGGTCGACCAGTTTCAAAGCCAGAGCAGAGCTCTAACTTGGAGGGTAAAAGATAG